One window from the genome of uncultured Tateyamaria sp. encodes:
- a CDS encoding DUF6778 family protein, which produces MKRMKLVILLAMGGLVSACANTNVASRNVPFQTPVLPTAQVAPAETAALVAPLTDVRVENVTVRVPRSLSVSEANRYLPKGDIVWRGDPIGDRHAQVAAIFDTAIRRGIEPLDGTVPVSLDIKVLRFHALTEKARYTVGGVHNIGFELSILHPETGALLTEPRIVRADLDAFGGTQALQAEARGLTQKVRITSHLAEVIRQELTTADGYKNPQLGFIQALNQI; this is translated from the coding sequence ATGAAACGCATGAAACTGGTAATTCTGTTGGCAATGGGTGGCCTTGTGTCGGCCTGTGCGAACACGAATGTTGCCTCTCGCAACGTACCGTTCCAAACACCTGTGCTGCCGACAGCCCAGGTTGCGCCCGCTGAAACAGCCGCGCTGGTGGCCCCGCTGACGGATGTCCGGGTGGAAAATGTGACCGTGCGTGTGCCCCGCAGCCTGTCCGTGTCCGAAGCCAACCGGTATCTGCCCAAGGGCGACATCGTCTGGCGCGGTGACCCCATCGGTGATCGCCACGCGCAAGTTGCGGCCATCTTTGACACGGCCATCCGCCGCGGTATCGAGCCGCTGGACGGCACTGTTCCCGTCTCCCTCGACATCAAGGTTCTGCGTTTTCACGCCCTGACGGAGAAAGCGCGCTACACCGTGGGCGGCGTCCACAACATCGGGTTCGAACTGTCGATCCTGCACCCCGAAACAGGTGCCTTGTTGACCGAACCGCGCATCGTGCGTGCCGATCTGGACGCCTTTGGCGGCACGCAGGCCCTGCAGGCCGAAGCGCGCGGCCTAACACAGAAGGTGCGCATCACCAGCCATCTGGCCGAAGTGATCCGCCAGGAGCTGACCACGGCAGACGGGTACAAGAACCCGCAACTGGGGTTCATCCAGGCGCTGAACCAAATCTGA
- a CDS encoding RSP_2647 family RNA methyltransferase, with the protein MTAPFSTSDRPRLRMRPKTDARRIRHGFPWVYANEVVLDRRTKALAPGTLVVLEDADRNPLGLVAVNPMSKIVGRMLDRDIGAAIDQGWFEARLARALALRETLFDAPYYRLVHAEADGLPGVIIDRFGDLAVIQANAAWADQRLGDLATAVQAVTGIGTLIKNSAGRTRSLEGLDDQNAVLSGALPKGPLPVPMNGATYMADVAGGQKTGLFFDQRPNHAFAQSVARDARVLDVFSHVGGFGLAALAGGARHALCVDGSAPALALAEKGAAATDALARFDTRQGDAFDVLATLQEEGATFDLVICDPPAFAPSKQALEAGLRAYERIARLAAPLVAEGGVLGLCSCSHAADLSRFRSASVRGIGRAGRAPVLLHTGFAGPDHPQLPQLAESGYLKALFFRL; encoded by the coding sequence ATGACAGCGCCCTTTTCCACGTCTGACCGTCCCCGATTGCGCATGCGCCCGAAGACCGACGCGCGACGCATCCGCCATGGGTTTCCTTGGGTCTATGCCAACGAAGTGGTCCTGGACCGCCGGACCAAGGCCTTGGCACCAGGTACACTTGTCGTGCTGGAAGATGCGGACCGAAACCCCCTTGGGCTTGTGGCCGTGAACCCAATGTCAAAGATCGTGGGCCGGATGCTGGACCGGGATATCGGCGCGGCGATCGATCAAGGCTGGTTCGAGGCGCGGCTTGCCCGTGCGCTTGCCCTGCGAGAAACCCTTTTTGACGCGCCGTACTATCGCCTCGTTCATGCCGAAGCAGATGGGCTGCCGGGCGTCATTATTGATCGTTTTGGCGATCTGGCGGTGATCCAGGCCAATGCCGCCTGGGCTGATCAACGACTTGGCGATTTGGCCACCGCTGTTCAGGCTGTGACCGGGATCGGCACACTGATCAAGAATAGCGCCGGGCGCACGCGGTCACTTGAAGGGCTGGATGATCAGAACGCGGTCCTGTCCGGCGCATTGCCGAAAGGGCCACTTCCCGTACCGATGAACGGCGCCACATACATGGCTGATGTCGCGGGTGGACAAAAAACGGGGCTCTTTTTTGACCAGCGCCCGAACCACGCCTTTGCGCAATCCGTCGCGCGGGATGCGCGGGTTCTGGACGTGTTTTCTCATGTTGGCGGGTTCGGGCTTGCCGCTTTGGCGGGTGGGGCCCGGCATGCGCTTTGCGTGGATGGGTCGGCCCCGGCGCTGGCGCTTGCAGAAAAAGGGGCCGCGGCCACGGACGCTTTGGCCCGTTTTGACACGCGGCAAGGCGATGCCTTTGACGTTCTGGCGACGCTGCAGGAGGAAGGCGCGACATTTGACCTGGTGATTTGCGATCCGCCCGCCTTTGCCCCGTCGAAACAGGCATTGGAGGCGGGGCTGCGTGCCTATGAACGCATTGCGCGGCTGGCTGCGCCCCTGGTGGCCGAGGGCGGCGTTTTGGGGCTGTGCAGCTGTTCACATGCAGCGGACCTGTCCCGGTTTCGGTCCGCATCCGTGCGTGGGATCGGGCGGGCAGGTCGCGCACCTGTATTGCTGCACACCGGCTTTGCAGGGCCGGACCATCCGCAACTGCCGCAATTGGCCGAAAGCGGTTATCTCAAGGCACTGTTCTTTCGCCTATGA
- a CDS encoding RSP_2648 family PIN domain-containing protein, which translates to MKVLIDANVLYPTVMREVVLGVAAAGVFQPQWSARILEEWAHAAARLGPDAEAQARSDIAMLSFRWPKAQIQYAPELEHRLWLPDPSDVHVLAAAIAGSADIILTSNAKDFPRNILAEEGLSRADPDGFLLGCFEANPDAVAPVVLSVLSEARRLSSEDWTVRSLMKKARLPRLGKAVERAG; encoded by the coding sequence ATGAAAGTGCTGATCGATGCCAATGTGCTTTACCCTACGGTGATGCGGGAAGTGGTTCTGGGTGTTGCCGCTGCGGGCGTATTTCAACCACAATGGTCTGCACGCATCCTCGAGGAATGGGCACACGCCGCCGCACGGTTGGGCCCGGACGCGGAGGCGCAGGCCAGGTCCGACATTGCCATGCTGTCGTTCCGGTGGCCAAAGGCGCAAATTCAGTACGCGCCGGAACTTGAGCATCGGCTGTGGTTGCCTGACCCATCGGATGTACACGTGTTGGCCGCCGCAATCGCAGGGTCGGCTGACATCATCCTGACGTCGAACGCCAAGGACTTTCCGCGCAACATTCTGGCAGAGGAAGGCCTGTCGCGTGCTGATCCGGATGGTTTTCTGCTTGGCTGTTTCGAAGCGAACCCCGACGCAGTGGCACCGGTGGTCCTGTCGGTCCTGAGCGAGGCGCGTCGATTGTCCAGCGAAGATTGGACCGTCCGCAGCTTGATGAAGAAGGCGCGCCTGCCACGACTGGGCAAAGCGGTAGAACGGGCAGGTTAG
- a CDS encoding M48 family metalloprotease: MIKFMPILLALVYGLVMYRFSVWRTARELDAQSTELADPMLRQMCDQMAAALDLDRIRVHIYEIEPVNGLAAPDGRIFITRGFYNKFRQGAVSASEMASVIAHELGHVALGHSRRRMIDFSGQNALRTALAMVLSRFIPGIGVMIANALTTLLAARLSRGDEYEADAYAAALLTKAGIGIGPQISLFQKLEVLTKSNSGAVPAWLMSHPKTQDRIKALEALDAKWKSLPTP, from the coding sequence ATGATCAAGTTTATGCCCATCCTTCTGGCCCTCGTGTATGGGCTGGTCATGTACCGCTTTTCCGTGTGGCGCACAGCGCGCGAACTTGATGCACAATCGACCGAACTGGCTGACCCGATGTTGCGGCAGATGTGCGATCAGATGGCGGCGGCGCTGGATCTGGACCGGATTCGCGTCCACATCTACGAGATAGAGCCGGTCAACGGGCTGGCCGCACCGGATGGTCGCATCTTTATCACTCGGGGGTTTTACAACAAGTTCCGGCAGGGAGCGGTGTCGGCGTCGGAAATGGCAAGCGTTATCGCACACGAGTTGGGGCACGTGGCCCTGGGGCATAGTCGCCGCAGGATGATCGACTTCTCCGGACAGAACGCACTGCGCACCGCCCTTGCCATGGTGCTGTCGCGCTTTATCCCCGGCATTGGCGTCATGATTGCAAATGCGCTGACCACCTTGCTGGCGGCCCGGCTGTCGCGAGGCGACGAATACGAGGCGGACGCATATGCCGCTGCCCTTCTGACGAAGGCGGGCATCGGGATCGGTCCGCAGATCTCGCTGTTTCAGAAGCTTGAAGTGTTGACGAAATCCAATTCCGGCGCAGTACCTGCATGGCTGATGAGCCACCCCAAGACGCAGGATCGGATCAAGGCGCTTGAGGCACTGGACGCCAAGTGGAAAAGCCTTCCGACACCCTAA
- a CDS encoding cytochrome P450, protein MSSAPTIHIDPAAFHANPYPTLAQMRDKTPVCFVPELGATLFTRRDDVFREEKRVDLFSSHQPNGLLTKVMGENMMRKDGQAHMRERKALFPALSPRTVRDVLAPLFKDIVQGHIDRLKELGQCDLVTDFAMPVSADALRLMTGLTNMEAAEMDAASQAMLDAAANYQRDPKVDALGYAYAERVMELIKRRLPELRAAPDMSIISVLDQAGLSVDEIAGNVRVIIGGGQNEPRDAIAGTVWALLSHRDQYQMILNGTATWQNAFDEYVRLVAPIGMSPRRVARADTACGVEFEQDDLIFFMFGSACRDAAHFADPDRFDLTRDTGPAIPFGAGPHFCAGAAASRSLIADHALPMLFEQLPNLRLTSDVRFAGWAFRGPLTVPVRWDAQTRLPSTQNAPISAA, encoded by the coding sequence ATGTCATCCGCACCCACAATTCACATTGATCCCGCCGCATTTCATGCGAACCCCTACCCCACGCTCGCGCAGATGCGCGACAAGACACCCGTTTGCTTTGTGCCGGAACTTGGTGCGACCCTTTTTACCCGACGCGATGACGTGTTCCGCGAAGAAAAGCGGGTCGACCTGTTCTCAAGCCACCAACCGAACGGTTTGCTGACAAAAGTCATGGGCGAGAACATGATGCGCAAGGACGGCCAGGCGCACATGCGCGAACGCAAGGCACTGTTCCCGGCCCTCAGCCCCCGCACCGTGCGGGACGTGCTGGCGCCGCTGTTCAAGGACATCGTCCAAGGACATATTGACCGGTTGAAGGAACTTGGTCAGTGCGACCTGGTGACGGACTTTGCCATGCCGGTATCAGCGGATGCGCTGCGCCTGATGACAGGTCTGACCAATATGGAAGCCGCGGAGATGGATGCCGCCAGTCAGGCCATGTTGGACGCTGCCGCAAATTACCAGCGCGACCCGAAGGTCGACGCACTTGGCTATGCCTATGCCGAACGGGTTATGGAATTGATCAAACGCCGTTTGCCCGAATTGCGTGCTGCACCCGACATGTCCATCATTTCTGTCCTCGATCAAGCCGGGCTGAGTGTGGACGAGATTGCAGGGAATGTGCGGGTGATCATCGGTGGCGGGCAAAACGAACCACGCGATGCGATTGCAGGCACTGTCTGGGCACTGCTGTCGCATCGCGACCAGTACCAGATGATCCTGAATGGTACGGCCACATGGCAGAATGCCTTTGACGAATATGTGCGCCTTGTCGCGCCGATCGGGATGTCGCCGCGCCGGGTTGCGCGCGCAGATACCGCTTGCGGCGTCGAATTCGAACAGGATGATCTGATCTTTTTCATGTTTGGGTCGGCCTGTCGGGACGCGGCGCATTTCGCCGATCCGGACCGGTTCGATCTGACCCGCGACACCGGTCCCGCCATCCCGTTCGGCGCGGGGCCCCATTTCTGCGCAGGCGCTGCCGCATCGCGCAGCTTGATCGCGGATCACGCCCTACCCATGCTGTTCGAGCAGTTGCCGAATTTGCGGCTTACATCGGATGTCCGCTTTGCTGGCTGGGCGTTTCGCGGCCCCCTGACAGTACCCGTCCGGTGGGACGCACAGACGCGCTTGCCGTCGACGCAAAACGCCCCCATATCTGCTGCATGA
- a CDS encoding VWA domain-containing protein: MFLPFFESLRKNGVPVSLREFLVFLEGMKAGLATYDVEAFYYLARVAMVKDERNIDKFDRAFAAAFEGLEQISIDQVLEAVDIPQDWLEKLAEKHLSEEERKEIEALGGFDKLMETLKKRLEEQKGRHQGGNKWVGTAGTSPFGAYGYNPEGVRIGQKESRHQRAVKVWDKREFKNLDDTVELGTRNIKVALKRLRRWARDGAAEELDLNGTIRATAEHGYLDVKTRPERRNAVKVLLFLDVGGSMDPHVKIVEELFSAAKSEFKHLEHFYFHNCLYEGVWRDNRRRWDAQTPTHDILRTYGPDYKCIFVGDASMSPYEIAYPGGANEHWNQEAGQVWLARARDQWASNLWINPVPEKYWPYTHSISMIQEVFGVDTMVPMTLEGLSRGMRALTR; the protein is encoded by the coding sequence ATGTTCCTGCCCTTCTTTGAAAGCCTGCGAAAGAACGGCGTGCCCGTCAGCCTGCGCGAATTTCTCGTTTTTCTGGAAGGGATGAAGGCAGGTTTGGCGACATATGATGTTGAGGCGTTTTATTACCTCGCCCGCGTCGCGATGGTGAAGGACGAACGCAATATCGACAAGTTCGACCGCGCGTTTGCCGCCGCATTCGAAGGGCTGGAACAGATCAGCATCGATCAGGTGCTGGAGGCCGTCGACATCCCGCAAGATTGGTTGGAAAAGCTGGCCGAAAAGCACCTGTCCGAGGAAGAGCGCAAAGAGATCGAGGCGTTAGGAGGCTTCGACAAGCTGATGGAAACGCTCAAGAAGCGGCTGGAAGAACAGAAAGGTCGCCATCAAGGCGGCAACAAATGGGTGGGCACCGCCGGCACGTCCCCCTTCGGCGCCTATGGCTACAACCCCGAAGGCGTGCGCATCGGCCAGAAAGAAAGCCGCCATCAGCGTGCCGTCAAAGTCTGGGACAAGCGCGAATTCAAGAATTTGGACGACACAGTTGAACTTGGCACTCGCAACATCAAGGTGGCGCTGAAACGCCTGCGCCGCTGGGCACGCGACGGCGCAGCGGAAGAGCTGGACCTGAACGGCACGATCCGGGCCACCGCCGAACACGGCTATCTTGACGTCAAAACCCGCCCAGAGCGGCGCAATGCGGTAAAGGTATTGCTGTTTCTTGACGTGGGCGGGAGTATGGACCCGCACGTGAAGATCGTGGAAGAGTTGTTTTCGGCGGCCAAGTCCGAGTTCAAACACCTCGAACATTTCTACTTCCACAACTGTCTCTACGAAGGCGTCTGGCGCGACAACCGCCGTCGCTGGGACGCACAAACGCCCACGCATGACATTCTGCGCACCTACGGACCCGACTACAAATGCATCTTTGTGGGCGACGCCAGCATGTCCCCGTATGAGATTGCCTATCCCGGCGGCGCGAACGAACATTGGAACCAGGAGGCGGGGCAAGTCTGGCTGGCCCGTGCCCGCGATCAATGGGCGTCAAACCTGTGGATCAACCCGGTGCCAGAGAAATACTGGCCCTACACGCATTCGATCAGCATGATCCAGGAAGTCTTTGGCGTCGACACAATGGTCCCCATGACCCTCGAAGGGCTCAGCCGCGGTATGCGCGCCCTGACCCGCTAG
- a CDS encoding apolipoprotein acyltransferase: protein MIVIIAAILGALVGGFTARKRNGNRLDILQYAAGYALAFVIVGMIATVLIDRAMRG, encoded by the coding sequence ATGATCGTTATCATCGCCGCCATCCTTGGCGCATTGGTCGGCGGATTTACGGCGCGCAAGCGGAACGGTAATCGGCTCGATATCCTCCAATATGCCGCTGGATACGCGCTGGCTTTTGTCATCGTCGGCATGATTGCGACCGTTCTCATCGACCGCGCCATGCGGGGCTGA
- a CDS encoding DUF2927 domain-containing protein, translating into MRRFVLPFVLLLNACVPVTPGDTPTRALGAGSDLPPMKTFGAPRPDKPIRSNNDLALDFIELSFQLESGRNLPVFTRFEGPISVRVTGQPPASLGTDLRRLMHRLRTEAKIDIYEAAPGNRANITIEAVSRKEIRKALPHAACFVVPNITTISEYKPNRRTPRTSWSNLRTRKQLAIFLPNDASPQEVRDCLHEELAQAIGPLNDLYRLPDSVFNDDNVHTVLTGFDMLMLRAYYAPELRSGMSRGQVAERLPQIFARINPAGENLPAKYATRTPRAWSQAVQTALGPGATIPQRREAANRALEIARAMGWRDHRRAFAHYANGRLLLSSDPSAAQSHFRAADQFYAATPGANLHRAYVATQLAAYAISRGDGDTALVTLAPHIDRAARNENAALLSTLLLLRAEALDLQGRTAEARTVRLDSLGWARYGFGSDWAVRAKLREISSLSPLKG; encoded by the coding sequence ATGCGCCGTTTTGTTCTGCCTTTCGTTCTGTTGCTCAACGCCTGCGTGCCTGTCACGCCCGGTGACACACCCACCCGCGCACTCGGGGCTGGCAGCGATTTGCCGCCGATGAAAACCTTTGGTGCGCCGCGCCCGGACAAGCCCATTCGGTCCAACAACGATCTGGCCCTCGATTTCATCGAACTGAGCTTTCAGTTGGAATCCGGTCGCAACCTGCCCGTTTTCACCCGGTTTGAAGGGCCCATTTCGGTCCGCGTCACCGGCCAACCGCCCGCATCCCTTGGCACTGATTTGCGCCGCCTGATGCACCGGTTGCGCACCGAGGCCAAGATTGACATCTACGAAGCCGCGCCCGGCAACCGTGCCAACATCACCATCGAAGCGGTGTCGCGCAAGGAGATCCGCAAGGCCCTGCCCCATGCCGCGTGTTTCGTGGTTCCGAACATCACGACGATTTCAGAGTACAAACCCAACCGCCGCACGCCACGCACCAGCTGGAGCAACCTGCGCACCCGAAAGCAACTTGCCATCTTCCTGCCCAATGATGCCAGTCCGCAAGAAGTACGCGACTGTCTGCACGAGGAACTGGCACAAGCCATCGGCCCGCTCAATGACCTGTACCGTCTGCCCGACAGCGTCTTTAATGACGACAATGTGCACACGGTTCTGACCGGCTTTGATATGCTGATGCTTCGTGCGTATTACGCGCCGGAACTGCGCTCGGGCATGTCCCGTGGTCAGGTGGCGGAACGGTTGCCGCAGATCTTTGCCCGCATCAATCCGGCCGGGGAAAACCTGCCCGCCAAATACGCAACCCGCACGCCGCGTGCTTGGAGCCAGGCCGTGCAGACCGCGCTGGGGCCGGGTGCAACCATTCCGCAACGGCGCGAGGCCGCCAATCGCGCGCTGGAGATTGCCCGCGCGATGGGTTGGCGCGATCATCGTCGGGCGTTCGCCCATTACGCCAATGGTCGTCTGCTGTTGTCCAGCGATCCCAGTGCCGCCCAGTCCCACTTTCGGGCAGCCGACCAGTTCTATGCCGCTACGCCTGGCGCAAACCTGCACCGCGCCTATGTGGCCACGCAGCTGGCTGCATACGCCATCAGCCGTGGCGATGGGGACACCGCCTTGGTCACGCTGGCCCCCCATATTGATCGCGCCGCGCGAAACGAAAACGCGGCCCTGCTTTCGACCCTCCTTCTGCTGCGTGCCGAAGCTCTGGATTTGCAGGGCCGCACCGCCGAAGCACGCACCGTCAGGCTGGACAGCCTGGGGTGGGCGCGCTACGGATTCGGCTCGGATTGGGCGGTACGGGCCAAACTGCGCGAAATTTCGTCGCTGAGCCCTCTCAAGGGTTGA
- a CDS encoding GNAT family N-acetyltransferase, with translation MTGSDALVVRPLISSDRPAWDDLWAAYLAFYNTSLPQNVFDTYFDRLLSDDPIDFNGLVAEQNGTLVGLAHFLFHRHGWKVENVCYLQDLYADPSVRGRGIGRALIEAVYGAADTAGAPSVYWLTQEFNAEARKLYDRIGTLTPFIKYDRR, from the coding sequence ATGACCGGTTCAGACGCACTTGTTGTGCGCCCTCTTATCTCGTCGGATCGCCCCGCGTGGGATGATCTGTGGGCAGCGTATCTTGCCTTTTACAACACCAGTCTTCCGCAAAACGTTTTTGATACGTATTTTGATCGCCTGTTGAGCGATGACCCAATCGACTTCAATGGGCTGGTTGCGGAACAGAATGGCACGCTGGTGGGCCTTGCTCATTTCCTGTTTCACCGCCATGGCTGGAAAGTCGAAAACGTCTGTTACCTGCAAGACCTTTACGCTGACCCATCTGTACGTGGTCGCGGGATCGGGCGCGCGCTGATCGAAGCCGTGTACGGAGCGGCCGACACTGCAGGTGCGCCTTCGGTCTATTGGTTGACGCAGGAATTCAACGCAGAAGCCCGCAAGCTATATGATCGCATCGGAACCCTGACCCCCTTCATCAAGTATGATCGGAGATGA
- a CDS encoding MoxR family ATPase yields MKFQGTDAYVATDDLTIAVNAAVTLERPLLVKGEPGTGKTELAKQVARGLGLHLIEWNIKSTTRAQQGLYEYDAVSRLRDSQLGEDKVHDVSNYIKKGKLWEAFDADEKVVLLIDEIDKADIEFPNDLLQELDKMEFFVYETGETIQARQRPVVIITSNNEKELPDAFLRRCFFHYIRFPDMDTMKQIVAVHHPGIKESLLTTALTQFFDIRDQQGLKKKPSTSEVLDWLKLLLAEDMSAEDLKSDGASALPKLHGALLKNEQDVHLFERLAFMARGQR; encoded by the coding sequence ATGAAATTCCAAGGCACAGATGCCTATGTCGCCACCGATGATCTGACCATTGCGGTGAACGCTGCCGTCACGCTTGAACGGCCCTTGCTGGTGAAGGGGGAGCCGGGCACCGGCAAGACCGAACTGGCCAAGCAAGTGGCACGCGGGTTGGGTCTGCACCTGATTGAATGGAACATCAAGTCGACCACGCGCGCGCAGCAGGGCCTGTACGAGTATGATGCGGTCAGCCGCCTGCGCGACAGCCAATTGGGCGAGGACAAGGTCCATGACGTGTCCAACTACATCAAGAAGGGCAAGCTGTGGGAAGCCTTCGATGCGGACGAGAAAGTGGTCCTGCTGATCGACGAGATCGACAAGGCCGACATCGAATTTCCCAATGACCTGTTGCAGGAACTCGATAAGATGGAGTTCTTTGTCTACGAGACCGGAGAGACGATCCAGGCCCGTCAGCGCCCCGTGGTCATCATCACCTCCAACAACGAAAAGGAACTGCCCGACGCCTTCCTGCGCCGCTGTTTCTTCCACTACATCCGCTTTCCGGACATGGACACGATGAAGCAGATCGTGGCCGTGCACCATCCGGGGATCAAAGAAAGTCTGCTGACCACCGCGCTGACCCAATTCTTTGACATCCGCGACCAACAGGGACTGAAGAAAAAGCCGTCCACCTCCGAAGTGCTTGATTGGCTCAAGCTGCTTTTGGCAGAGGATATGAGCGCCGAGGACCTCAAGTCAGATGGCGCATCCGCGCTGCCCAAACTGCATGGCGCGCTGCTGAAAAACGAACAGGACGTGCACCTGTTTGAACGTCTTGCCTTCATGGCGCGGGGCCAGCGCTGA
- the dksA gene encoding RNA polymerase-binding protein DksA, producing MANVSRIEGKQMKQEVFLPDDYRPAEDEPFMNDRQVEYFRRKLLNWKSELLAGSRDTIEGLQDGTRNIPDVADRASEETDRALELRTRDRQRKLVAKIDSALRRIDEGEYGYCIVTGEPISLKRLDARPIATMSLEAQERHERREKVHRDD from the coding sequence ATGGCCAACGTCAGTCGCATCGAGGGGAAGCAAATGAAACAGGAAGTGTTCCTGCCGGACGATTACCGTCCCGCAGAAGACGAGCCGTTCATGAACGACCGGCAGGTTGAGTATTTTCGCCGTAAATTGTTGAACTGGAAATCCGAGCTGCTGGCCGGCAGCCGGGATACGATCGAAGGTCTGCAGGACGGGACACGCAACATCCCCGATGTGGCCGACCGCGCGTCCGAAGAAACCGACCGCGCGTTGGAACTGCGCACCCGCGACCGCCAGCGCAAGCTGGTCGCGAAGATCGACAGCGCCCTGCGGCGTATCGACGAAGGTGAGTACGGATACTGCATTGTTACGGGCGAACCGATTTCGCTGAAACGTCTGGATGCGCGTCCGATCGCAACCATGAGCCTTGAGGCGCAAGAACGTCACGAGCGCCGCGAAAAAGTGCACCGCGACGACTGA
- a CDS encoding ornithine cyclodeaminase yields MKPSDKALVPFVSVDHMMQLIHHVGVQDMMRGLAGYIEDDFKRWDLFDKTPRVASHSAEGVIELMPTSDGETYGFKYVNGHPKNTADGLQTVTAFGLLADVTTGYPVLLTEMTMLTALRTAATSALVARTLAPAGATTMAMIGNGAQSEFQSIAMQAIAGISEVRLYDIDANATAKCAANLAGSGLRVTACTSAEEAIEGAQILTTCTADKAYATILTDNMVGAGVHINAIGGDCPGKTEIAPAILKRGDIFVEYPPQTRIEGDIQQLADDHPVTEIWQVLAGQARGRTSDKQITIFDSVGFAIEDFSALRFVRDQIEGTSFFHPLDLLADPNDPRDLFGMLQRSAA; encoded by the coding sequence ATGAAACCCTCGGACAAGGCCCTCGTGCCCTTTGTTTCGGTCGACCACATGATGCAGTTGATCCACCATGTCGGTGTCCAGGACATGATGCGCGGCCTTGCGGGTTACATCGAAGACGACTTCAAACGATGGGACCTGTTCGACAAGACACCGCGCGTGGCCTCGCACTCGGCCGAAGGCGTGATCGAACTGATGCCGACATCAGACGGCGAAACCTATGGGTTCAAATATGTGAACGGGCACCCCAAGAACACGGCAGACGGGCTGCAAACCGTAACCGCCTTTGGCCTGCTTGCGGACGTAACGACCGGGTATCCGGTCCTGCTGACCGAAATGACCATGCTGACCGCTTTGCGCACGGCGGCCACGTCCGCATTGGTGGCCCGTACCCTAGCCCCTGCGGGAGCGACCACGATGGCGATGATCGGGAACGGCGCACAGTCGGAATTCCAATCCATTGCGATGCAGGCCATCGCAGGCATCAGCGAGGTGCGATTGTACGACATTGACGCCAACGCCACGGCCAAATGCGCAGCCAACCTTGCCGGTTCCGGCCTGCGCGTTACAGCCTGCACCTCGGCCGAGGAGGCAATCGAAGGTGCTCAGATTTTGACCACCTGCACAGCGGACAAAGCCTATGCCACGATCCTCACGGACAACATGGTCGGCGCAGGCGTGCACATCAATGCCATTGGCGGCGACTGTCCGGGCAAAACGGAAATTGCCCCGGCGATCCTGAAGCGCGGCGACATTTTTGTCGAATATCCCCCACAGACGCGGATTGAGGGCGATATTCAGCAGCTTGCGGACGACCACCCGGTGACAGAAATTTGGCAGGTCCTTGCAGGCCAGGCGCGGGGACGCACATCAGACAAACAGATCACGATCTTCGATAGTGTCGGGTTCGCAATCGAGGATTTCTCGGCCCTGCGTTTTGTTCGGGACCAGATCGAAGGCACAAGCTTCTTTCACCCGCTGGACCTGCTGGCCGACCCCAACGATCCGCGCGATCTGTTTGGCATGCTGCAGCGATCTGCCGCGTGA